One window from the genome of Crassostrea angulata isolate pt1a10 chromosome 2, ASM2561291v2, whole genome shotgun sequence encodes:
- the LOC128174524 gene encoding uncharacterized protein LOC128174524 → FQGFFIFVSHVLLDKKVRQGIVNRYSSLSTILSFAERGTKETTLSSQSPSTSKSNEPLMKPKKKSLLKRFRQTKVKTSELSMSEKTMSTSCPQSVSHEKENEANSD, encoded by the exons tttcagggGTTCTTCATTTTTGTTTCACACGTTTTGTTGGACAAAAAG GTGAGGCAAGGCATAGTAAATAGATACTCGAGTTTGAGTACAATATTGAGTTTCGCTGAGCGAGGAACAAAAGAAACTACTCTTAGTTCACAAAGCCCGTCGACATCTAAATCAAATGAACCATTGATGAAACCCAAG aaaaagagTTTGCTTAAAAGATTTCGGCAAACCAAAGTGAAGACGTCTGAGTTATCAATGTCAGAGAAAACAATGTCAACAAGTTGTCCACAAAGTGTTTCTCATGAAAAA GAAAATGAAGCAAATTCTGATTAA